Proteins encoded together in one Micromonospora kangleipakensis window:
- a CDS encoding YcnI family protein, whose amino-acid sequence MTRSLLTRAATIAATVAAITLGVAGPASAHVTVNPKEATQGGYTKVTFRVPNEKDNANTTKVEVNLPTSSPIASVSLKPLPGWTAQTETSKLATPIKSDDGEITEAVTKITWTADANSAIKPGQFQEFDVSLGPLPETDQLVFKALQTYSDGDVVRWIEEPSSGAEPEHPAPVLKLAKKDAATPAAAPVAAAATSKDSDKDSNKDSNNGTAYGIAGILLGLAGLVAGLFAYRRAAQPR is encoded by the coding sequence ATGACCCGGTCCCTGCTCACGCGAGCGGCCACCATCGCCGCTACTGTCGCCGCCATCACCCTCGGGGTGGCTGGCCCGGCATCAGCACACGTCACCGTCAACCCGAAGGAGGCGACGCAGGGCGGCTACACCAAGGTCACCTTCCGGGTGCCGAACGAGAAGGACAACGCCAACACCACCAAGGTCGAGGTCAACCTTCCCACCAGCTCGCCCATCGCGTCGGTGTCGCTGAAGCCGCTGCCCGGGTGGACCGCACAGACCGAGACGTCCAAGCTCGCAACGCCGATCAAGAGCGACGACGGGGAGATCACCGAGGCGGTCACGAAGATCACCTGGACCGCTGACGCCAACTCGGCGATCAAGCCGGGGCAGTTCCAGGAGTTCGACGTCTCCCTCGGTCCGCTGCCGGAGACCGACCAGCTCGTGTTTAAGGCCCTGCAGACCTACTCCGACGGTGACGTGGTGCGGTGGATCGAGGAGCCGAGCAGCGGCGCTGAGCCGGAGCACCCCGCGCCCGTGCTGAAGCTGGCGAAGAAGGACGCCGCCACGCCCGCCGCCGCCCCCGTGGCCGCAGCCGCGACGAGCAAGGACAGCGACAAGGACAGCAACAAGGACAGCAACAACGGCACTGCCTACGGCATCGCCGGCATCCTGCTCGGTCTCGCCGGCCTCGTCGCCGGTCTGTTTGCTTACCGCCGCGCCGCACAGCCCCGCTAA